From Algoriphagus sp. NG3, the proteins below share one genomic window:
- a CDS encoding GntG family PLP-dependent aldolase produces MIIDLRSDTVTRPTDGMKEAMFAAPVGDDVFGEDPTVNALEEKAAKLFDMEASLFCPSGTMTNQIAIRLHTRIQSEVICHKYSHVYLYEGGGIMSNSLASVKLLEGDLGKISAEQVKAAINPDDVHAPETTLVSLENTMNKGGGSIYTLEEVKPIRQICDENGLKLHLDGARLFNALVESGESTASWGAQFDTISICLSKGLGCPVGSLLLGTKADIKRARKVRKVWGGGMRQAGFLAAAGIYALDNHVERLADDHARARVLGEMLLKLPFVSEVFPVVTNIVIARLDGILPDEFLRKLAEKDIKAVKFGSDLVRFVTHLDFEDEQLEEFCEQVLNL; encoded by the coding sequence ATGATTATTGACTTAAGAAGCGATACTGTCACCCGGCCTACGGATGGGATGAAGGAAGCGATGTTTGCTGCTCCCGTGGGAGATGATGTGTTTGGGGAAGATCCTACAGTGAATGCTCTGGAAGAAAAAGCCGCTAAGCTCTTTGATATGGAAGCGTCTCTTTTTTGTCCTTCTGGCACGATGACTAATCAGATTGCCATCCGACTTCACACCCGTATCCAATCGGAGGTGATTTGCCATAAGTATTCCCATGTTTACCTCTATGAGGGTGGAGGTATCATGTCTAATTCCCTGGCTTCTGTTAAGTTGTTGGAGGGGGATCTGGGTAAAATCTCAGCAGAACAAGTCAAAGCAGCAATCAATCCCGATGATGTGCATGCGCCCGAGACAACCTTGGTGTCTTTAGAAAACACCATGAACAAGGGAGGGGGAAGTATTTATACCCTCGAAGAAGTCAAGCCTATCCGCCAGATCTGTGATGAAAACGGGCTGAAATTGCATTTGGATGGAGCAAGGCTTTTTAATGCATTGGTTGAATCAGGTGAAAGTACTGCCAGTTGGGGGGCACAGTTTGATACTATCTCCATTTGCCTTAGCAAAGGGCTGGGATGTCCGGTGGGCTCATTGCTTCTTGGTACCAAAGCTGACATCAAACGCGCTAGAAAGGTGAGGAAAGTTTGGGGTGGAGGGATGAGACAGGCGGGTTTCTTGGCTGCTGCTGGGATATATGCCTTGGATAATCATGTGGAGCGATTGGCCGATGATCATGCAAGAGCTAGAGTATTGGGAGAGATGTTATTGAAGCTGCCATTTGTGTCAGAAGTTTTTCCTGTTGTCACCAACATCGTGATTGCAAGACTGGATGGTATTTTGCCAGATGAGTTCTTGAGGAAACTTGCTGAAAAGGATATCAAGGCTGTAAAATTTGGGTCTGATTTAGTGAGATTTGTGACACATCTGGATTTTGAAGATGAGCAGTTGGAGGAGTTTTGTGAGCAAGTTTTAAACTTATAA
- the lpdA gene encoding dihydrolipoyl dehydrogenase, producing the protein MSSTKFDVIVVGSGPGGYVAAIRASQLGLKTAVVEAAELGGICLNWGCIPTKALLKSAQVFEYINHAADYGINVKEANADFTGIVKRSRGVADGMSKGVTFLMKKNKIEVIKGWGKIQPGKKVEVTDSEDKKTVYSADNIIIATGARSRELPSMKIDKKKIIGYREAMVLDKMPKKMVVVGSGAIGIEFAYFYATMGAEVTIVEFLDRIVPVEDAEVSKTLEKIYKKAGMTIMTSSEVTAVDTKGTGCKVTVKTAKGEETLECDIVLSAAGVVSNLENIGLEDVGILVDKGKIKVDEYYKTNMPGYYAIGDVIPGPALAHVASAEGIICVEKIAGQNPEPLDYGNIPGCTYCSPEIASVGMTEAKAKEAGYELRIGKFPFSASGKASAAGAKDGFVKLVFDKKYGELLGAHMIGFNVTEMIAEIVAIRKLETTGHEIIKTVHPHPTMSEAIMEAAAAAYDEVIHL; encoded by the coding sequence ATGTCTTCGACAAAATTTGACGTGATCGTGGTGGGCAGTGGACCAGGTGGCTATGTAGCTGCCATTCGCGCTTCCCAACTCGGCCTAAAAACTGCCGTGGTAGAAGCTGCGGAATTGGGTGGTATTTGCCTTAACTGGGGGTGTATTCCCACCAAAGCTCTACTAAAGAGTGCCCAGGTATTTGAGTACATCAATCATGCGGCGGATTATGGGATTAACGTAAAAGAAGCCAATGCTGATTTTACAGGTATCGTCAAAAGGAGTCGGGGAGTAGCTGACGGAATGAGTAAGGGAGTTACCTTCCTTATGAAGAAAAATAAGATTGAGGTGATTAAAGGCTGGGGGAAAATCCAGCCTGGTAAGAAAGTAGAAGTGACCGATAGTGAAGACAAAAAAACAGTCTATTCTGCGGATAACATTATCATAGCTACCGGAGCCAGATCCAGAGAGCTTCCTTCCATGAAAATCGATAAGAAGAAGATTATCGGTTACCGTGAAGCAATGGTGTTGGACAAAATGCCTAAGAAAATGGTAGTGGTGGGTTCTGGAGCTATCGGGATCGAGTTCGCTTATTTTTACGCGACCATGGGAGCGGAAGTCACTATCGTAGAATTTTTAGATAGAATTGTTCCTGTAGAAGATGCTGAGGTTTCCAAGACATTGGAGAAGATCTATAAGAAAGCAGGCATGACCATTATGACTTCTTCGGAGGTGACGGCGGTAGATACTAAAGGAACGGGCTGCAAAGTGACTGTGAAAACTGCCAAAGGCGAAGAAACATTGGAATGTGATATCGTGCTTTCTGCCGCAGGGGTTGTTTCCAATCTTGAGAATATCGGTTTGGAAGATGTGGGGATTTTGGTGGACAAAGGCAAAATCAAAGTTGATGAATACTATAAAACGAATATGCCTGGGTACTATGCCATAGGTGATGTGATCCCTGGGCCGGCATTGGCTCACGTGGCATCCGCAGAGGGAATTATCTGTGTGGAGAAGATCGCAGGTCAGAATCCTGAGCCTTTGGACTATGGTAATATTCCAGGCTGTACCTATTGCTCTCCTGAAATCGCCTCTGTAGGGATGACAGAAGCGAAAGCCAAGGAAGCTGGCTATGAGTTGAGAATCGGTAAGTTTCCATTCTCCGCATCAGGCAAAGCTTCGGCAGCCGGAGCGAAAGACGGCTTCGTGAAGTTGGTATTTGACAAAAAATACGGAGAATTACTTGGAGCCCATATGATTGGGTTCAACGTGACCGAGATGATCGCCGAGATCGTTGCTATCCGTAAGCTGGAAACTACTGGTCATGAAATAATTAAAACGGTACATCCTCACCCTACCATGTCAGAAGCGATTATGGAGGCAGCTGCAGCGGCTTATGACGAAGTGATTCACCTTTGA
- a CDS encoding RNA polymerase sigma factor, with product MQEEQLIAGLRAKDRKTTEYLYDKYSRALYAVISRIVFDKDIAEEIFHDSFVKITRKIEHYDESKGRLYTWMANICRNSAIDKLRSKEISQSGKTNTIDDFVYGMESQSGTQEHIDGIGVKELMIDLNDDQKFIVEYIYFKGYTHSEVSEEFEIPLGTVKSRVRAAIQVLKKNVARI from the coding sequence TTGCAGGAAGAACAACTCATCGCCGGACTAAGGGCAAAAGACAGAAAGACCACCGAGTATTTGTATGACAAATACTCGAGAGCTCTCTATGCGGTGATCTCCAGGATTGTTTTCGACAAAGATATCGCAGAGGAGATTTTTCATGATTCATTTGTGAAAATCACACGGAAAATTGAGCATTACGATGAGTCAAAAGGCCGTTTATACACTTGGATGGCCAATATTTGTCGTAATTCAGCCATTGATAAACTTCGATCAAAAGAAATTTCACAATCCGGTAAGACCAACACAATAGATGACTTCGTATATGGAATGGAAAGCCAATCAGGCACCCAAGAGCACATAGACGGGATCGGAGTGAAGGAACTGATGATCGATCTCAATGATGACCAAAAGTTTATAGTTGAATATATCTACTTCAAAGGATATACACATTCGGAGGTTTCGGAGGAATTCGAAATACCTCTAGGCACCGTCAAGTCTAGGGTAAGAGCGGCAATACAAGTGTTGAAAAAAAATGTAGCAAGAATCTAG
- a CDS encoding replication-associated recombination protein A: MNNTPLAERMRPTRLEDLIGQEHLSSSKSFLFKAIKSGNVPSLILWGPPGVGKTTIANIIANEIKAPFYTLSAISSGVKDIREVIEKAKFQQGVVLFIDEIHRFNKSQQDALLGAVEKGVIRLIGATTENPSFEVNAALLSRCQVFTLNSLGRAELEAMIRQALEKDVDLKKHTVELKETDALLRISGGDGRKLLNLLEIVIDGINEDPCVITDEKVMQIAQQKVALYDKSGEQHYDIISAFIKSIRGSDPNAAVYWLARMIEGGEDVKFIARRLVILASEDIGNANPNALLLATNCFDAVKLIGYPESRIILSQCVTYLASSPKSNASYMAINQAQALVREKGDLSVPLHLRNAPTKLMKDLNYGKAYKYSHDFPGNFVAQEFLPDEIKGLKLYDPGENARENELRRYLSSKWQGKYGY, translated from the coding sequence ATGAACAATACTCCCCTAGCAGAACGCATGCGTCCTACCCGATTGGAAGACCTGATCGGACAGGAACATTTATCTTCGTCCAAGTCATTTTTGTTTAAAGCGATAAAATCTGGTAATGTGCCCTCCTTGATACTCTGGGGGCCTCCAGGCGTAGGAAAAACCACAATAGCCAATATTATTGCAAATGAGATTAAAGCACCTTTCTATACACTCTCGGCAATCAGCTCCGGAGTGAAAGATATCCGTGAAGTCATTGAAAAAGCAAAATTTCAACAGGGTGTTGTTCTTTTTATCGATGAAATCCACCGCTTTAATAAATCCCAACAGGATGCCCTCCTAGGAGCTGTAGAAAAAGGAGTTATCCGCCTGATCGGAGCGACTACGGAAAACCCTTCTTTTGAAGTGAATGCGGCATTGCTTTCCAGGTGCCAGGTGTTCACCCTCAATTCCTTGGGTAGAGCAGAGTTGGAAGCGATGATTCGGCAGGCTTTAGAAAAGGATGTGGATTTGAAAAAGCATACAGTAGAATTAAAGGAAACGGATGCTTTGTTACGGATTTCTGGGGGCGATGGGAGAAAATTGCTGAATCTGCTAGAGATCGTAATCGATGGGATCAATGAGGATCCTTGCGTCATTACGGACGAAAAAGTGATGCAGATAGCCCAGCAAAAGGTTGCACTCTATGACAAGTCTGGAGAGCAGCATTACGATATTATTTCAGCCTTCATAAAATCTATCCGTGGCTCCGACCCGAATGCCGCAGTGTACTGGCTAGCTAGGATGATAGAAGGGGGAGAAGATGTGAAATTTATTGCCAGACGTTTGGTGATTTTGGCTTCGGAAGACATCGGGAATGCCAATCCCAATGCCTTGCTGTTGGCTACTAACTGCTTTGACGCAGTCAAACTGATAGGATATCCCGAGTCGAGGATAATCCTTTCCCAATGCGTGACTTACTTGGCCAGCTCGCCCAAAAGCAATGCTTCCTACATGGCGATCAACCAAGCACAGGCTTTGGTGAGGGAAAAAGGTGATCTGTCTGTTCCGCTTCATTTACGCAATGCCCCTACCAAATTGATGAAGGATTTGAACTATGGTAAAGCCTATAAGTATTCCCATGATTTCCCCGGAAACTTTGTGGCGCAGGAATTTTTACCAGACGAAATCAAGGGATTGAAGCTCTATGACCCAGGAGAAAACGCACGGGAAAATGAGCTGAGAAGATACCTGAGTTCGAAGTGGCAGGGGAAATATGGGTATTGA
- a CDS encoding NAD(P)/FAD-dependent oxidoreductase produces the protein MIHTDLCIIGAGPVGLFAVFEAGLLKMRCHLIDALPQVGGQLSEIYPQKPIYDIPGYPEVNAQDLVDNLMEQAKPFSPTFTLGERVDHLDKQEDGSFIVTTSDKTKVHAQVIVIAGGLGCFEPRKPVVDNLEKFEGKGVTYMVKNPETFRDKNVVLAGGGDSALDWTIFLSKVAKRVTLVHRNETFRGAPDSAAKVFDLANNGKIDLILSANLKELGGNGKLDSVTFVDKSKIDIKLEADYLIPLFGLSPKLGPIADWGLSIDKNAIEVDTRDYSTGVERIYAIGDINTYPGKLKLILCGFHEAAIMMHSAFKYVYPDQKLSFKYTTVNGVNSF, from the coding sequence ATGATCCATACAGACCTTTGTATTATCGGAGCCGGCCCAGTAGGCCTATTTGCAGTATTCGAAGCTGGTTTGCTGAAAATGCGCTGTCATCTTATTGATGCCCTGCCTCAGGTGGGTGGTCAACTTTCGGAGATCTATCCTCAGAAGCCTATTTATGATATCCCAGGATATCCTGAAGTTAACGCACAGGATTTGGTGGATAATCTGATGGAGCAGGCAAAGCCATTTTCTCCTACCTTCACATTAGGTGAGCGAGTAGATCACTTGGACAAGCAAGAAGACGGATCGTTTATAGTGACTACCAGCGATAAAACCAAAGTTCATGCGCAGGTGATAGTCATAGCAGGAGGTTTGGGATGCTTCGAGCCGAGAAAACCTGTGGTGGATAATTTGGAGAAGTTTGAAGGAAAAGGAGTAACCTACATGGTGAAAAATCCTGAGACGTTCCGGGATAAGAATGTGGTATTAGCCGGGGGTGGGGACTCTGCCTTGGACTGGACTATTTTCCTTTCCAAAGTTGCAAAAAGAGTGACTTTGGTACATAGAAATGAGACTTTCCGTGGAGCACCTGATTCTGCTGCCAAAGTGTTTGATTTAGCCAACAATGGCAAAATTGATTTGATCCTTTCTGCTAACCTTAAAGAGCTGGGTGGAAATGGCAAACTGGATTCCGTGACTTTCGTGGATAAATCCAAAATTGACATCAAACTTGAAGCTGATTATTTGATTCCTCTGTTTGGATTGAGCCCAAAACTCGGACCGATAGCAGATTGGGGTTTGAGTATAGACAAAAACGCCATTGAAGTAGATACCCGTGATTACTCTACTGGAGTGGAACGCATCTATGCGATCGGTGATATCAATACGTATCCAGGAAAGTTGAAACTGATTCTTTGTGGATTCCACGAAGCGGCGATCATGATGCATTCTGCATTTAAATATGTGTATCCAGATCAGAAATTGAGCTTCAAATACACAACCGTTAATGGTGTAAATTCATTTTAA
- a CDS encoding MarR family transcriptional regulator, giving the protein MTQEQYSKYSFLLDRTARKVKQYAQQQFKSGDFDVTVDQWLVLKNLSENDLLSQTELANLVFKDHPTLTRIIDLLCKKGYVERVPHPQDRRSFQLHLTESGVSKVVSLRPEIHQIREKAWENLSPHDFEEFKRILDTIYQNLNGDSLDQ; this is encoded by the coding sequence ATGACACAGGAGCAGTATTCTAAGTATTCATTTCTATTGGACCGTACGGCCCGTAAAGTGAAGCAATATGCTCAGCAGCAGTTCAAATCAGGAGATTTTGATGTGACAGTAGACCAGTGGTTGGTGCTGAAGAATCTATCAGAAAATGATCTTTTGAGTCAGACGGAGCTTGCCAATTTGGTCTTTAAGGATCATCCTACGCTGACCCGAATTATCGATTTGTTGTGTAAAAAGGGGTACGTAGAACGGGTTCCACATCCTCAGGATAGGAGGAGTTTTCAGCTGCATTTGACAGAATCAGGTGTGTCCAAGGTAGTCTCTTTGCGGCCGGAGATTCATCAGATCAGAGAGAAAGCGTGGGAAAATCTGAGTCCCCATGATTTCGAAGAGTTTAAGCGTATTCTTGATACGATTTATCAGAATCTCAATGGAGATTCGCTTGATCAATAA
- a CDS encoding glycerophosphodiester phosphodiesterase family protein, whose amino-acid sequence MKNNLLWIPALFIFLTACGPKESDKQEIESIDTAEKLGANHIQLNSVEEARDFYSWSSDRVPMVSAHRGGPYPGFPENAIETFANVLEYTPAIIELDVAMTKDGILVLMHDDKLDRTTTGKGLVSDATYAEIQELFLKDQEGNVTEFKVPTLEEALVWSKGKALLTVDIKKSVPYEKIVEAVGETQSEAYAALITYSFAAAKKLHNMAPELMLSVTIRNLEEIERLEDTGIPWDRVIAFTGLSERPQEFNKALHEKGVFAILGVLGNLDKSAEARGDELYASFVQKGADILATDRPIEAAAAIKTLAPSKSSKSKYFN is encoded by the coding sequence ATGAAGAATAACTTATTGTGGATACCTGCCCTATTTATATTTCTCACGGCATGTGGACCAAAAGAATCCGATAAACAAGAAATTGAGTCAATTGACACGGCTGAAAAGCTAGGTGCTAACCACATCCAACTCAATTCAGTAGAGGAAGCCAGGGATTTCTACTCTTGGTCTTCGGATCGGGTTCCTATGGTTTCCGCACACAGAGGCGGGCCATATCCAGGTTTTCCGGAAAATGCCATTGAGACCTTTGCAAACGTTCTGGAATACACTCCAGCCATCATCGAGCTTGATGTAGCAATGACCAAAGATGGCATTTTGGTGCTCATGCATGATGATAAGTTGGATAGAACAACCACTGGAAAAGGATTGGTCAGTGATGCGACTTATGCTGAGATCCAAGAGCTTTTCCTCAAAGACCAAGAAGGAAATGTGACTGAATTTAAAGTACCAACTTTGGAAGAAGCCTTGGTCTGGTCTAAAGGAAAAGCACTTTTAACGGTGGATATCAAAAAGTCGGTTCCATACGAGAAAATCGTGGAAGCAGTCGGGGAGACTCAATCTGAAGCTTATGCGGCACTTATTACCTATTCCTTTGCTGCAGCCAAAAAACTGCATAACATGGCTCCAGAGCTGATGCTTTCTGTGACTATTAGGAATTTGGAGGAGATTGAGCGATTGGAGGACACAGGAATCCCTTGGGATAGGGTAATTGCTTTTACGGGCTTATCTGAAAGACCGCAGGAATTTAACAAAGCGCTTCATGAAAAAGGTGTTTTTGCCATATTGGGTGTACTAGGTAACCTGGATAAAAGTGCAGAGGCAAGAGGGGATGAACTTTATGCCAGTTTCGTGCAAAAAGGTGCGGACATTTTAGCTACCGATAGACCGATAGAGGCCGCTGCTGCGATCAAGACCTTGGCACCATCGAAAAGCTCCAAATCCAAGTATTTCAACTAA
- a CDS encoding DUF2721 domain-containing protein, whose product MELQLSTPALLFSAITLLMLAYTNRFLAIANLIRGLHKKFLESPDQGILVEQLHNLRKRLTLIKNMQLFGVFSFLLCVVCMYMLFRGITEAANWVFVGSMLSLLISLGLSLIEIQISTKALNLELADMEEVFRKRSSGLDFIFKKESKKDEE is encoded by the coding sequence ATGGAACTACAACTCTCTACACCAGCTTTGCTTTTTTCGGCTATCACCTTATTGATGCTGGCATATACCAACCGATTCTTGGCTATAGCAAATTTGATTCGTGGCCTTCATAAAAAATTCCTCGAATCACCAGATCAGGGAATACTAGTAGAGCAACTTCATAATCTCCGAAAGAGGCTCACACTTATCAAAAACATGCAGCTTTTTGGAGTTTTTAGCTTTTTGCTATGCGTGGTCTGCATGTACATGCTGTTTAGAGGCATTACTGAAGCTGCAAATTGGGTTTTTGTTGGGAGTATGCTTTCCCTCCTGATTTCATTGGGGCTATCACTGATAGAAATACAAATATCCACCAAAGCTTTAAACCTGGAATTGGCCGATATGGAAGAGGTTTTCAGGAAGAGAAGTTCTGGACTCGACTTTATATTTAAAAAAGAATCGAAAAAAGATGAAGAATAA
- the pruA gene encoding L-glutamate gamma-semialdehyde dehydrogenase, which translates to MLKGFFNVPTPVNEPVKAYAPGSPERKELQAALKEARSQQVDVPMYIGSDEVRTGNTHKMSPPHDHQHILGHFHEGDASHVEQAIDAALGAKEAWENLAWEQRAAIFLKAADLIAGPYRAKINAATMLGQSKNAMQAEIDAACEFIDFLRFNVQYMTEIYAQQPPVSGNGVWNRLEQRPLEGFIFALTPFNFTAIAGNLPTSAAMMGNTIVWKPAYTQIYSANVLMQVFKEAGVPAGVINLIYVDGPVAGDVIFKHPDFAGIHFTGSTGVFQHIWKTIGSNIHQYKSYPRIVGETGGKDFVIAHKSAIPKAVAVGLSRGAFEYQGQKCSAASRAYIPSNIWEEVKESLLADLADMKMGGTEDFTNFINAVIDEKSFDKIAKYIDNAKENPAVEIIAGGDYDKSKGYFIEPTVIVTQDPMYTTMCEEIFGPVLTIYVYDSERFEEALELVDQTSPYALTGAIFSQDRYAVELATTKLRNAAGNFYINDKPTGAVVGQQPFGGARASGTNDKAGSMINLLRWVSPRTIKETFVSPEDYKYPFLGSDL; encoded by the coding sequence ATGCTAAAAGGTTTTTTTAATGTTCCAACTCCGGTAAATGAGCCGGTAAAAGCATACGCTCCCGGTAGCCCCGAGAGAAAAGAATTACAAGCTGCACTGAAAGAAGCCAGATCTCAGCAAGTGGATGTACCTATGTATATTGGTTCGGATGAGGTCAGAACTGGCAATACGCACAAAATGTCTCCTCCGCACGATCACCAACATATTTTGGGTCATTTCCATGAGGGAGATGCTTCCCATGTGGAGCAGGCAATCGATGCGGCACTTGGTGCCAAAGAGGCTTGGGAAAACCTGGCTTGGGAGCAACGGGCGGCAATTTTCCTAAAAGCTGCTGACCTGATCGCAGGTCCTTATCGCGCCAAAATCAATGCGGCTACCATGCTTGGCCAATCCAAAAATGCCATGCAGGCAGAGATTGACGCAGCCTGTGAATTTATAGATTTCTTGCGATTCAATGTGCAATACATGACGGAGATCTATGCACAACAGCCTCCGGTTTCTGGAAATGGTGTGTGGAATAGATTGGAGCAGCGTCCACTTGAGGGATTCATTTTCGCTTTGACTCCGTTCAATTTTACAGCAATTGCCGGCAACTTGCCTACTTCAGCTGCCATGATGGGAAATACCATCGTTTGGAAGCCAGCTTACACGCAGATTTACTCTGCAAATGTCCTGATGCAAGTATTCAAAGAAGCGGGTGTTCCTGCCGGTGTGATCAACTTGATTTATGTGGACGGGCCTGTAGCAGGAGATGTGATCTTTAAGCATCCCGATTTTGCAGGCATTCATTTTACAGGTTCTACAGGAGTATTTCAGCATATCTGGAAAACAATCGGTTCAAACATTCACCAATACAAATCTTATCCAAGGATCGTAGGTGAGACTGGTGGAAAAGACTTTGTGATTGCCCACAAGTCCGCCATTCCAAAAGCAGTGGCCGTAGGACTTTCCCGGGGTGCTTTTGAATACCAGGGGCAAAAATGCTCAGCAGCTTCCCGTGCTTACATTCCTTCCAATATCTGGGAAGAAGTGAAAGAAAGCTTGCTGGCTGATCTAGCAGATATGAAAATGGGCGGAACGGAAGATTTTACCAATTTTATCAATGCGGTAATCGACGAGAAGTCATTTGATAAAATCGCCAAATACATAGACAATGCAAAAGAAAATCCGGCAGTGGAAATCATTGCGGGAGGTGACTACGACAAGTCTAAAGGTTACTTCATTGAGCCGACGGTGATCGTGACCCAAGATCCTATGTACACGACGATGTGCGAAGAGATTTTTGGCCCGGTGTTGACAATATATGTGTACGATTCGGAACGGTTCGAAGAGGCGCTGGAATTGGTTGATCAGACTTCACCATACGCTTTGACTGGTGCGATATTCTCTCAGGATCGCTACGCCGTGGAACTGGCGACTACCAAACTGAGAAATGCTGCGGGTAACTTCTATATCAACGACAAACCGACCGGTGCGGTAGTAGGACAGCAGCCATTTGGTGGGGCGAGAGCTTCCGGAACTAACGATAAGGCAGGCTCCATGATCAACTTGCTTCGTTGGGTTTCTCCACGTACGATCAAGGAAACTTTCGTTTCTCCGGAGGATTATAAATATCCTTTCTTGGGAAGCGACCTTTGA
- a CDS encoding anti-sigma factor: MDIQSYISSGKLELFLLGELTEREREEVLSLAKTYPEIQKELDELEETMFAFDNMSGSAPSQEVKDKIFSTLENDFILKETPKPTATPADTKVVPISSPWKPFAIAASIAAIVASGAAFYYADKYQEKNDQFTALLQDQSVMADNLNQVKQEYDQKDSQLDRMIAGDFKRVEMRGEGFEMQKDARVDVFWDQNAQEVFIAVNTLNELSEEFDYQLWAIGDEGPVGIGLVNSGEKLTLQQMEAVAQAGAFAITIEPKGGSESPTLEKLVVLGEVA; the protein is encoded by the coding sequence GTGGATATTCAATCTTACATATCGTCAGGTAAACTGGAGCTTTTCCTTTTGGGAGAGTTGACGGAGCGAGAGCGTGAGGAGGTATTGAGCCTGGCTAAGACGTATCCTGAAATCCAGAAAGAACTGGATGAATTGGAGGAGACCATGTTCGCCTTTGATAATATGTCCGGCAGCGCACCTTCTCAAGAAGTGAAGGATAAGATTTTCTCTACCCTGGAAAATGACTTTATCCTAAAAGAAACACCAAAACCTACTGCAACACCAGCTGATACTAAAGTAGTGCCAATCAGTAGCCCGTGGAAGCCTTTTGCGATAGCGGCTTCTATTGCTGCCATAGTAGCTTCAGGAGCGGCATTCTATTATGCTGATAAGTATCAGGAGAAAAACGATCAGTTTACAGCATTGCTTCAAGACCAGTCAGTAATGGCGGATAATCTGAATCAAGTGAAGCAGGAATACGATCAAAAGGATTCCCAATTAGACAGAATGATCGCCGGTGACTTTAAGCGTGTGGAGATGAGAGGAGAAGGGTTTGAAATGCAGAAAGATGCAAGAGTAGATGTGTTCTGGGATCAAAATGCGCAGGAAGTCTTTATCGCTGTGAATACCTTGAATGAGCTGAGTGAAGAGTTTGATTACCAACTTTGGGCGATCGGAGACGAAGGTCCGGTGGGTATTGGACTGGTGAACTCTGGTGAAAAACTCACACTACAGCAGATGGAGGCAGTCGCCCAGGCAGGAGCTTTTGCCATTACCATTGAGCCAAAAGGTGGATCTGAATCACCTACGCTTGAGAAATTGGTGGTGCTTGGAGAAGTAGCATAA
- the fabG gene encoding 3-oxoacyl-[acyl-carrier-protein] reductase has product MGLLSGKTALITGASKGIGRAIAIRYAQEGANVAFTFLSSIEKGQTLERELAAYGIKAKGYRSDASDFKAAEELVNNVVAEFGALDVLINNAGITRDNLLMRMTEEAWDEVIGINLKSCFNTVKAANRTMMKQKSGSIINITSVVGAKGNAGQSNYAASKAGIIGFTKSVALELGSRNIRCNAIAPGFIETEMTEVLDEKTVQGWRDGIPMKRGGQPEEVADACVFLGSDMSSYISGQVLHVNGAMYT; this is encoded by the coding sequence ATGGGATTACTTTCAGGAAAAACGGCATTGATCACCGGTGCATCTAAAGGCATCGGAAGAGCAATAGCTATAAGATATGCACAAGAAGGCGCCAATGTCGCTTTCACTTTTTTGTCAAGCATAGAAAAAGGTCAAACACTCGAAAGAGAACTGGCAGCTTACGGCATCAAAGCCAAAGGCTATAGATCTGACGCTTCAGACTTCAAAGCCGCAGAAGAGTTGGTAAATAATGTCGTTGCTGAATTCGGCGCACTGGATGTTTTGATCAACAATGCAGGAATCACCCGCGACAATCTCTTGATGAGAATGACCGAGGAAGCATGGGATGAAGTAATAGGAATCAACCTAAAATCCTGCTTCAATACTGTAAAAGCAGCAAATAGAACGATGATGAAGCAAAAATCCGGCTCCATCATCAATATCACTTCTGTAGTGGGAGCCAAGGGAAATGCCGGCCAGTCCAACTATGCTGCATCCAAAGCAGGGATCATAGGCTTTACAAAATCTGTTGCTCTAGAACTTGGCTCTAGAAATATCCGATGCAACGCCATAGCACCAGGTTTTATAGAAACTGAAATGACTGAAGTACTGGATGAGAAAACGGTGCAAGGCTGGAGAGATGGCATCCCGATGAAGCGTGGCGGACAGCCGGAGGAAGTGGCTGATGCCTGTGTGTTCTTGGGATCGGATATGAGTAGTTATATATCGGGACAGGTGCTTCATGTGAATGGAGCGATGTACACCTAA